ATAGGGGAGTACAATGCATCCTGAAAGAACGCTTCTAATTGTTAGCGTCGAGTAAATAGTTGATATAGGAACACTATACCTGTTGAAAGCCGTAGTGGAGGCGAGATACAGGCAGCCCAAGATGGACGCCAAGAGACAACTTGTTGCATGGGCATTCAATGGCACGTCTAGACGGGGATGAATTCGTGCAAGAAAGTTCGAGTAAGGGAGGCCGCCATCTCTAGCGAAGCTCCAGCAAAGTCTTGATGACCATGTATGGCAGGCTACCAAACAACCCGAGCCAGtgcagatgatgagggctTCAAGGGCAATGGCGCCGCCTTTGTGTCTCAGTGCCTGATGGAAGAGTTCCAGCATGGGTACCCCAGTTACGGTTGTCGACACCAACTCGAAGTTAGTCAGGCTGAAGAGCATGGAGATGACGAAGCCAAAGGACGTGATGAAGCCGATGGTTACGGTCCCCATGATGGCGATCGGGACCATTTTTTCAGGGCTATGCACTTCCTCGGCCAAATGAATGGCCGTGTCGAGGCAGGAAAATCCCCAATTGACATTGATGAGGCCAACTATGACGGCAATGCCGTTCTGAGTCCATCCAGTATTATTGATGAACGTGGCAAAGACGAACTTTGGGTCCTGGTGTGTTTCTGCCGAAGCCGGGACAGCTATCAGAATCACAGCAAACGAAATGAGGGTTATGTATAGTGAAATCGAGGCGATCGTTGGGAGGAGTTTTCCAACACAGTtaaagaggaagatgaaggcgtTGGCCAGTTGATAACACACGACAACATGCCACGTCTTGATCTCGCTGGCGAGGGGTGTCAGGACTTTCTACTTGGTTAAGACATAGGATAGGTGACTTACAAGTCGGGATGAGACAATTGGTAGCAACCAACTGCTGCcgaagagatggaaaggGCCACGCTCGCCGAGGCGCAGATGGAACCCGCCCAGGCTAACCAACCGGTGATGCAGGACGCCGCACGAGCATAACGCCTGGGCGCAAGTTCCGCAGCCCAGAAGATCTGCCCAGCTGCGTTGGGCATGGCACTGGCCAACTCAGATAGAGAGACAGCAACGCCCACAGAAACAAGTGCGAGTAGAATGGTGCCGTACACAAGCAGACATGGGCCTCCAGAGTTGACACCAGTGATGAGCGCCGCAGAAACTCCCCACCAGGAGTTTGTAAGAGAAAAGCCAACACCGAGGACAGACCACACTGAGAAATTGCGCTTCATGTCCTGGGAGTAGCCCATCTCGGCCAGGCGCTCGGCGTCGCTGTCAGCGCTGCCCGTCCTGACCTTTTCGACATCTGGGTGGTTCTTCATGATTTCGAGTAATGTGAATGCGTCAGATGGGTACTCAGTGACGTTGAGATGAAAGAGAAATTGGTAGCAGAAAGGGACATTTTGTGTGAAATCTGGGGAAGGATATGTCCGACTCGAGAACCCTGGGTTATCGGCGGAGCCCCTGTCCCGATGATAGGGAAATCTGGGGAGCCCCGCATCTGGACCACAAGGAGATTAGCTAGGCTATCTTGGGCGATACTTGAAAAGGGAAAATATTGCGGCTCTTATCACATGCAGCTGATAGATGCCTTGCTCGTCATCATGGGACTTATGATCCCGTGTGAAGGCAATTAATTAGGGTGTACGCCAAGATAGGAAAAAACGCTGATCAGAGAACCTCAAAAAGCTTCCTAGTAAAGACGGGGACTTATCCTCCTGATTACGCTGGCAGTCGATCGCCTAGCCGAGCTTAGTTTCAAACGGGGATAGGAGCCTAGTCGACATTTTTGTCCGTTTTGGGTTTACTTTTGAGCCTCTCGCTTCTCAGCCCATCTCGCATCCAAATTACATTAACATCCAATGTGCTGGTATGTCAAAGCTCGGCTCGGACCATTACAAGCCACTTGCACACTGAGACGGGCTCACTCGCTTATCAACATGACCCTCAACATCCCACTCGTCGCTGCTGTGGCCGCACTGGTACTCGGCCTTTACAAGTTTGTCCTATACCCCTTGTTTTTCTCGCCATTGTCAAAGATCCCGGCTGCCCACTGGAGTAGCCATGTCTGCCCTCTCTGGATATACTACATTCGCTACAAGAATGTTGAGAATCAAACCATCCACGAACTTCACAAGACCAAGGGCCCTATCCTCCGCACGGCGCCGAACCAGCTCGCTATAAACTGTTACGAGGGTGGATTGAAGACCATATATACAGGCGGTTTCCACAAGACCGACTTTTACCATAACCGATTCATCAACTATGGGTACATACCCCCTGGTGCTTAGATGACATGCAGTCTGATCGCTAATGCTAACTAGAGTTGATCCCATGTTTGCCATGTCTGGCAAACCTCATTCGGACCGCAAGCGCATGCTCTCCCACGTTTATTCCAAGTCCTACATCCTGGCAAGCCCTACAGTTCGAGAAACAACCAGGGCCGTCTTGTTCGATCGTCTGATGCCTATCATCAAATCTTCTGCCGATTCGGACAAGCCCCTCGAAGTCTTGGAAATACTCGCGGCATATTCGATGGACGCCTTCATGACATACCAATTTGGGCTGTCACTGGGCAGCAACTTCTTGCAGAATGCCGAAGAGAGGAAATGGTACCTCGACACCTTTTACATCAGGCGGCCTTATCTCTTCTGGACTACTGAGCTCCCCAAGTTCACCTCTCGTTTACGGAAGATTGGAATCAAGCTCGTTCCAGATTGGGTTGAACGATCAACCACTGATCTCGAGGACTGGCAGATGCGTATCtgcgacaaggccgagaagcttctcgcTGCTGATATGCGTATTGCGGCTGAGGACAATCCAGTCGTGTACGCGTGGGAGAGAAGCGCCTTTAAGAAGCAGGATGGCAAGACTCAAGCTCTCAACGGGCAAGCTTATCCTCGTCGACTTGAGATCGCGAGTGATATGTACGACCATAACGCAGCTGCCCACGAAACGAGCGGTGATACCCTTACGTATGTTTTCTACGAGCTTTCCCGTCGACCGGAACTTCAGGATCGACTTCGTCAAGAACTTCTCAACCTCTCGCCTCCGCTCAAATACCCCAGCGCTCCAGACGAACTGCCTGATCCAAAGTCGGTTGACCAACTGAGTCTGCTCGACGCTATTCTCCAGGAGACCTTGCGTCTCTGGGTTGCTGTGCCAGGTGGCCAGCCGCGTGTTACTCCCTCTCCGTCATGCACACTCGCCGGCTACGCAAACATTCCACCTGGAGTCCGAGTCCAGTCCCACGGTTTCACGATTCATCGCAACCCTGAAGTGTTCCCCGAGCCTGACGAATGGATTCCCGATCGCTGGCTTAACCAGACACCTGAGAGGTTGTCCGAGATGAGGAGATGGTTCTGGGCATGGGGTAGTGGAGGTGCCATGTGTATAGGGAGCAACATTGCCACACATTGTAAGTTGTGATTCCCGCCGAGTTATGGCAATGGACTGACACTATTGAAGCAATGAAGCACTGTATTGCTGGTGTTTATACCAACTACAAGACGACGATTGTGAGCGCACCCGATATGGAGCTAGCCGAGGGTTTTACTGCTGGTCCAAGAGGGGGCAAGCTGGAACTGAGTTTCCAGCCTGTTTAGATATTTGGGCTCGACTGATAGcaatggccatggtgatgcaTGTCCCGTCAACATCTTGACTCCAGCATGCTTCGCTCTAGCGGCCTCAAGGCGAAGTATTATGCTGATGCCGTTTATAACAATAGTTTGGTTACCTTTCATAGAACCCATATCATTAAATTCCATTTCACGCATTTTAGCCACTCGAGATATGTTTAGCAAGAAGTGATAAGAAAGCGAGAGTCTGCGAAACTTCCGCCCTATCTCAGCTTCATTGCGAGCAGAGGTCAACCTTGGGGTCAACTCGGGGCCCTAAAAACACTGAGCAAGGTTATTACTATTTAGATTCTCATCTAGATTTGTATGGTTCGTTTCTACCTCATAATCGATTCCTTCCTGAAACTCGGCTACAAGAAGGAGTAAGTGGTGACATTGGTGACACTGGTAGACTTCACTTTAATACTGAGGCTTTTCACACTGACTCCTCTTCCGTTCTCACAGTCAAAGAGAGTTTGTGTATAGATCCATTTCTATCTAGGCGTAGGTGAGTCTACCATGTTCCTAATTCCAGGCCGCCTTACTCTTCCTCTTGATACCATATTCATCAAATTCCCCAACAACCATTGCCTTGGGTTCTCGCTTGCTATCTGTGATCTCCTCCCACCTCATGCATAGCTCCTCCGAGACCTTGTGGAAGTCATCCAACAGGCCCTCtcgctcaatctcctccCATATGCGATAGCCACGGGCCGCATCTTGCCCCGCCGTCTTCAACACACATTGATCCTCCTGGAAGATCATGAACCGGCCATTCCTGTCGAATCTCTCCCAAGGCTCCTGTCCGTTTGCAAACTTCAGCCACATACTTGACATATTGGCCGAGATTTCGCGATGTGAAGGTGGAAGGTGCTCTCGGAGCAATGACCAGACATATACATTGTCCAGGGAGTGGTGTGCCAGTCCAGACCAGTCATTGTCGAAAGGAGACGGCACATCAAAATGGTAGGCGTAAACAGCTGAGAACGAGCGGATGAGGGTCCAGTTCACAGCCGTGTATAGACCGTCGGTCGTAAACTTTTCAACTTTCCAAAAGCTGTCATCGCGATCATCAGCCGGGTTGATGTTATAGAGTGATATGAGCTTCTCAGCTTTGGATTCCGAGCCGAGGAAGGATTTGATCCTGTCAACCAAGGTCGGTGCATCCATAGACCGAAAGCTCTTGTTCCAAATGACACACTCATTGGCAACGTCGCCAATCATGATCCTAGTGCACCATGATGGTGGCTTAAAGTTTGCGTAGTCGCTGTACTTTGGCATCGACTGTCCAATAAGATATCCATCGTCGCAAGGGCTGAAGGTGATGACTGGTATCACGCATACCGGCACCATAGCAGCGGTCAGTTTGTCCTCATCGACGTCAATAAGGCGCTGAAGACGTTCCCGTGCCGGCAGATCCATTGGAATCTCAAGAGCAGACAGGAGTTTTTCGTATATGCCTTGGTATTCCTCCACAGAAAGGACTCCGCACAAAGGGAGGAGTCCCGACTGGATTATGGTGGACGAGAATAAGGGTTCATCTCGAAGCAGATGGACATTAGCAGAGACTGATTGGTACAAGTCAGCTTGCCAATCAAGGAAAATTTCAGCCAAGAACTACTTACCGCCCCCGGCACTCTGGCCGAACAGCGTAACTCGGTTTGGATCCCCGCCAAAGGCAGCAATGTGCCGTTGAACCCAACGAAGAGCTTGCACTTGGTCCCAAAGTCCATAATTTCCAACGCCTTCCTCCCCGAATTCGAGGTTATACTCGCGAATCTCCTTactggccaagaagccaaagacTCCAAGACGAAAGTTGacagagatgatgatggtcggTTTGTTGATTTGGCTGGATATGTCGGCCAAGGCGCGACCATCATAGATCGCTGCTCCACCAGCGGCATACACGAATGCACCGCCGTGCATAAAGACCATGACAGGATACAGAGGTTGACTCGCAAAAGCCAAGGGCTTGTTGGGGACGGAAATATTAAGACTCAGGCAGTCTGTCGAGCTGGTGCTGGGGTTGTCGACCCAAGGCCTCTCAGGGCTTGGGATAGGGTAGAAATCTCGAGGTGGCTGACAAGGAAAAGGTCTGTTGCAGAACTTTGTTAAACAACTTCTCAATCATACAACAGAGTCTATCAACTCGGAACTCTTCATACCCTAGCTTGGTGCCGTCCCATCTCTTCTCAGGCCAAGGGCCTTCTATCGGCTGTGAGCGCCGAAAACGTCCGGGGATGGTCGCATAAGGGACACCCATGTACTGGCACACTTTGCCATCAAAGCACAAGCCAGAGAGATTGCCCAGACCAGGGACCTGGAGTTCAATGGGGCTCCACTCCTTTGGATTCATCTTGGACGAGATTCAGGCCGTGAATAGGGAAGAAACGGGGGTAACTAGAAATGCAATTATGACGTCATTCAGCGAAAGAGTAGACGTTGGTTAACGCAGAACAAGTCCACGATCAGAATCCATCGATCAGCTTTAGTTATACCTGCACATCGACTCGTTGCTTACCAAGTTACCGAAAGGAAGATTGTCGTGAAATACGCAAGACCGTGATGTTTTGCCTAATCCGGCAATCGATACGGCGCCCCAAGCTAGCCAGATAACTAAACTCTTGCAGGGATGGCCATATCTCCCATTGTCCAATCATGATTCTGATGATATCTACCCTGGTATCTGGCGGACATGCCCCCAAGTTACCCCGCAAAGAGTGGTGGCCCAGCCGGCTCAATCCCCGGGTCGTCTCCGCCTTCATCTTGCCTCATCGTCAAGTTCCCAACTTCAACCATGCTCATACGTCCTGAACGAGGATACTCGCGCAGAATGGAAAGTTCCAGCACGCCATCCGCCACAACATCTACGAGAGGAAGGGGATCGGGCAAATCTCGCACCTCTAAAGGATATTCACACAATGGGTGCTCAAGATGCAAAGGGCAACGGGCAAGTCCTCTCTGGCTTGGCACACTGAACTAAGTATGCTTGACTAACTCGATCCTCTGCAGACAAGATGTGACGAGCAGAAGCCCTCGTGCGGTCGTTGCACCCGTGCCGGCGTCAAGTGCACTGGCTATGGCCCACAGTTTCGGTGGTCAACCAAGTATGAGGTCTTCCGGCAGGACGCGCCGAAGAAGCCGAAACGACGTG
This window of the Fusarium keratoplasticum isolate Fu6.1 chromosome 3, whole genome shotgun sequence genome carries:
- a CDS encoding Carboxylic ester hydrolase, whose translation is MNPKEWSPIELQVPGLGNLSGLCFDGKVCQYMGVPYATIPGRFRRSQPIEGPWPEKRWDGTKLGPFPCQPPRDFYPIPSPERPWVDNPSTSSTDCLSLNISVPNKPLAFASQPLYPVMVFMHGGAFVYAAGGAAIYDGRALADISSQINKPTIIISVNFRLGVFGFLASKEIREYNLEFGEEGVGNYGLWDQVQALRWVQRHIAAFGGDPNRVTLFGQSAGGVSANVHLLRDEPLFSSTIIQSGLLPLCGVLSVEEYQGIYEKLLSALEIPMDLPARERLQRLIDVDEDKLTAAMVPVCVIPVITFSPCDDGYLIGQSMPKYSDYANFKPPSWCTRIMIGDVANECVIWNKSFRSMDAPTLVDRIKSFLGSESKAEKLISLYNINPADDRDDSFWKVEKFTTDGLYTAVNWTLIRSFSAVYAYHFDVPSPFDNDWSGLAHHSLDNVYVWSLLREHLPPSHREISANMSSMWLKFANGQEPWERFDRNGRFMIFQEDQCVLKTAGQDAARGYRIWEEIEREGLLDDFHKVSEELCMRWEEITDSKREPKAMVVGEFDEYGIKRKSKAAWN